The following coding sequences are from one Verrucosispora sp. WMMD573 window:
- a CDS encoding acyl-CoA dehydrogenase family protein: MVEFSLDLNEEQRDLRDWVHGFAREVVRPAAAEWDTREETPWPIIQEAAKVGLYGFEFLATCWADPTGLSLPIASEELFWGDAGIGLSIFGTSLAVAAIYGAGTPDQLVEWVPQCFGDADSPAVAAFCSSEPEAGSDVAAMRTRATYDEATDEWVLRGQKAYATNGGIAGVHVVTASVEPELGSRGQAAFVVPPGTAGLSATRKLRKLGLRASHTADVFLDDVRVPGRCLLGGREALEERLARARSGQRASGQAAMRTFELSRPTVGAQALGVARAAYEYALEYAKERVQFGRPIITNQAVAFTLADMRMEIDAARLLVWRASWMGRNNRPFTAGEGSMSKLKAGEVAVSVTEKAVQLLGGAGFLRDHPVERWYRDAKIYTIFEGTSEIQRLVISRAISGMPIR; the protein is encoded by the coding sequence ATGGTCGAGTTCTCGCTCGACCTGAACGAGGAACAGCGGGATCTACGGGACTGGGTGCACGGCTTCGCCCGCGAGGTCGTGCGCCCAGCCGCGGCCGAATGGGACACCCGCGAGGAAACCCCCTGGCCGATCATCCAGGAAGCGGCGAAGGTCGGGCTCTACGGCTTCGAGTTCCTCGCCACCTGCTGGGCCGACCCCACCGGGCTGTCGCTGCCGATCGCCAGTGAGGAACTGTTCTGGGGCGATGCCGGCATCGGGCTGAGCATCTTCGGCACCTCGCTCGCGGTCGCCGCCATCTACGGCGCGGGCACCCCGGACCAGCTCGTGGAATGGGTGCCGCAGTGCTTCGGCGACGCCGACTCACCGGCCGTCGCCGCCTTCTGCAGCTCCGAGCCGGAGGCCGGTTCCGACGTCGCCGCCATGCGTACCCGGGCGACCTACGACGAGGCCACCGACGAGTGGGTGCTGCGCGGGCAGAAGGCGTACGCCACAAACGGCGGGATCGCCGGAGTGCACGTGGTGACCGCTTCCGTCGAACCGGAGCTGGGCTCGCGGGGCCAGGCCGCGTTCGTCGTCCCGCCGGGTACCGCCGGGCTCAGCGCCACCCGCAAGCTGCGCAAACTCGGCCTGCGCGCCTCGCACACGGCCGACGTCTTCCTGGACGACGTCCGGGTACCGGGTCGGTGTCTGCTGGGCGGCAGGGAGGCGCTGGAGGAGCGCCTGGCCCGCGCCCGCTCCGGGCAACGCGCCTCCGGCCAGGCCGCGATGCGTACGTTCGAACTGTCCCGACCCACCGTCGGCGCGCAGGCGCTCGGCGTGGCCCGGGCCGCCTACGAGTACGCCCTGGAATACGCGAAGGAGCGTGTCCAGTTCGGCCGACCGATCATCACCAACCAGGCGGTCGCGTTCACGCTCGCCGACATGCGGATGGAGATCGACGCCGCTCGACTGCTGGTCTGGCGGGCCTCCTGGATGGGGCGCAACAACCGGCCGTTCACCGCCGGTGAGGGCTCCATGTCCAAGCTCAAGGCCGGCGAGGTGGCCGTCTCGGTGACCGAGAAGGCGGTCCAGCTGCTCGGTGGTGCCGGTTTCCTGCGGGACCACCCGGTCGAGCGCTGGTACCGCGACGCCAAGATCTACACGATCTTCGAGGGCACCTCGGAGATCCAGCGGCTGGTCATCTCCCGGGCGATCTCCGGGATGCCGATCCGCTGA
- a CDS encoding serine/threonine protein kinase, protein MTTVEAIRLVTAARDDDELFGGEAPERRYRELVGALHPDRLGWAGPGIRAAATTAFLRVTSRWRARRATVLHGYRCGRPAYSGDLADLYDVGADRLLKLPRDAADNDLMVREQRALRTLAERGDPRWLPYVPRLVDSFTHRDAGTGADRRITVLGTAPNLHSLVEVRRAYPDGLDARDVAWMWRRLLVALGLAHRAGLVHGAVLPSHVLIDPDAHGLVLVDWCFSTEPGGTVPAMVPEHETWYPPEVPHRQPCGPGTDIFMATRCMAWLLDRRAPRQLLDFARGCRQRLLRARPDDAWLLLRELDQVLHRLYGPRTFRPFTLNP, encoded by the coding sequence ATGACCACCGTCGAGGCGATCCGCCTGGTCACCGCCGCCCGCGACGACGACGAGCTGTTCGGCGGCGAGGCGCCGGAGCGGCGCTACCGGGAACTCGTCGGCGCCCTGCACCCGGACCGGCTCGGTTGGGCCGGTCCGGGGATCCGCGCCGCCGCCACCACCGCCTTCCTCCGGGTCACCAGCCGCTGGCGGGCCCGGCGGGCCACCGTGTTGCACGGATACCGGTGTGGCCGGCCCGCGTACTCCGGTGACCTCGCCGACCTGTACGACGTCGGCGCCGACCGGCTGCTCAAGCTGCCCCGCGACGCGGCCGACAACGATCTGATGGTCCGCGAGCAACGCGCCCTGCGCACGCTCGCCGAGCGGGGTGACCCGCGCTGGCTGCCGTACGTGCCCCGACTGGTGGACAGCTTCACTCACCGCGACGCCGGCACCGGTGCGGACCGCCGGATCACCGTGCTCGGCACCGCGCCCAACCTGCACAGCCTGGTCGAGGTGCGGCGGGCCTATCCGGACGGGCTGGACGCCCGCGACGTGGCGTGGATGTGGCGACGGCTGCTGGTCGCCCTCGGCCTGGCCCACCGGGCGGGCCTGGTGCACGGTGCGGTGCTGCCGTCGCACGTGCTCATCGACCCCGACGCGCACGGCCTGGTGCTTGTCGACTGGTGCTTCTCCACCGAGCCGGGCGGCACCGTGCCCGCGATGGTCCCCGAGCACGAGACCTGGTACCCGCCGGAGGTACCCCACCGTCAGCCGTGCGGGCCGGGCACCGACATCTTCATGGCCACCCGCTGCATGGCCTGGCTGCTGGACCGCCGGGCGCCGCGCCAGCTGCTCGACTTCGCCCGGGGCTGCCGGCAACGGCTCCTGCGCGCCCGTCCCGACGACGCCTGGCTGCTGCTGCGCGAACTTGACCAGGTGCTGCACCGCCTCTACGGGCCGCGCACCTTTCGCCCCTTCACCCTCAACCCCTAG
- a CDS encoding TetR/AcrR family transcriptional regulator, whose amino-acid sequence MSTGPAFKRLPRAVRQQQMLDSAVRIFSRRGYHGASMDEIAEVAGISKPMVYAYLGTKEELFVACLHREGTRMMEAIAGAAVPDLPADERLWRGLRAFFGFVGAHRDGWAVLYRQARAEQPFARELAVMRARLLEVVAGMLDHALRAGGREVAHTELEVVAYALVGASESLADWLADHPEADPEKTATQMMNVAWLGAGQLLRGVTWRPPG is encoded by the coding sequence GTGTCCACCGGTCCCGCCTTCAAGCGCCTCCCGCGCGCCGTACGGCAGCAGCAGATGCTCGACTCCGCGGTGCGAATCTTCTCGCGGCGTGGGTACCACGGCGCCAGCATGGACGAGATCGCCGAGGTGGCGGGCATCTCCAAGCCCATGGTGTACGCGTACCTGGGCACCAAGGAGGAACTTTTCGTCGCCTGCCTGCATCGCGAGGGCACCCGGATGATGGAGGCCATCGCCGGTGCCGCCGTCCCCGATCTGCCCGCCGATGAGCGGCTCTGGCGTGGGTTGCGGGCGTTCTTCGGCTTCGTCGGCGCGCACCGGGACGGCTGGGCGGTGCTCTACCGGCAGGCCCGCGCCGAGCAGCCCTTCGCGCGCGAGTTGGCCGTGATGCGGGCGAGGCTGCTGGAGGTGGTCGCCGGAATGCTCGACCACGCGCTGCGCGCCGGGGGGCGAGAGGTGGCCCACACCGAGTTGGAGGTGGTCGCGTACGCGCTCGTCGGCGCGAGCGAGTCACTGGCCGACTGGCTGGCCGACCATCCGGAAGCCGACCCGGAGAAGACCGCCACCCAGATGATGAACGTCGCCTGGCTGGGCGCCGGGCAACTGCTGCGCGGCGTGACCTGGCGCCCGCCGGGGTGA
- a CDS encoding adenylosuccinate synthetase, whose amino-acid sequence MVVDLGYGDAGKGTVVDWLCATRPVRTVVRFNGGAQAAHNVVLRDGRHHTFAQFGAGTFHPGVGTHLSRHVVVDPLALAAEADHLAAVGVPDALDRLTVDGEALLATPYHRAANRARELARGADRHGSCGLGVGEAVAYGLAHPDQAPRVADCRSPEVLRRRLTALRDRLSAELGPLDAPPIADCLPAYRAFAERVGIVDRGWLAEALHAGTCVFEGAQGVLLDEWHGFHPYTTWSTTTAANAEALLAEAGLAGSATRLGVVRTVTTRHGPGPLVTEDPALGLTDPHNPTNPWQGHFRFGHFDAVAHAYALAVVGGVDGLALTHLDLAGHGLDLRICHRYADLDGLRPGPPGDLDRQAALTARLLRTRPVYDDPAPVDWPTAVERALGVPVVLTSHGPTAEDKAVRLDASHAGRGTVTRSTVATGGRPH is encoded by the coding sequence ATCGTGGTCGACCTCGGGTACGGCGACGCGGGGAAGGGCACCGTCGTGGACTGGCTCTGCGCGACCCGGCCGGTGCGGACGGTGGTGCGGTTCAACGGGGGTGCGCAGGCGGCACACAACGTCGTCCTGCGCGACGGCCGGCACCACACGTTCGCCCAGTTCGGGGCGGGCACCTTCCACCCCGGGGTGGGCACCCACCTGTCCCGCCACGTGGTGGTGGACCCGCTGGCGTTGGCCGCCGAGGCGGACCACCTCGCCGCCGTCGGGGTGCCCGACGCGCTCGACCGGCTGACCGTGGACGGGGAGGCGCTGCTGGCCACCCCGTACCACCGGGCCGCGAACCGGGCGCGGGAGCTGGCCCGTGGAGCCGACCGGCACGGTTCCTGCGGGCTGGGGGTGGGCGAGGCCGTCGCGTACGGTCTCGCCCACCCCGACCAGGCCCCCCGGGTGGCGGACTGCCGCAGCCCGGAGGTGCTGCGCCGCCGGCTGACCGCGCTGCGGGACCGGCTCAGCGCCGAACTCGGTCCGCTGGACGCCCCGCCGATCGCCGACTGCCTGCCGGCGTACCGGGCCTTCGCCGAGCGGGTGGGGATCGTGGACCGGGGCTGGCTCGCCGAAGCACTGCACGCCGGGACGTGCGTGTTCGAGGGTGCGCAGGGAGTGCTGCTGGACGAGTGGCACGGCTTCCACCCGTACACGACGTGGAGCACCACCACCGCCGCCAACGCCGAGGCGCTGCTGGCCGAGGCCGGGCTGGCCGGATCAGCGACCCGGCTCGGGGTAGTGCGGACGGTCACCACCAGACACGGGCCGGGTCCGCTGGTGACCGAGGATCCGGCGCTCGGGCTGACCGATCCGCACAACCCGACGAACCCGTGGCAGGGACACTTCCGGTTCGGCCACTTCGACGCCGTCGCCCACGCGTACGCCCTGGCGGTCGTCGGTGGGGTCGACGGCCTGGCGCTGACCCACCTGGATCTCGCCGGGCACGGTCTCGACCTGCGGATCTGTCACCGTTACGCGGACCTGGACGGGCTGCGGCCAGGTCCACCCGGAGACCTCGACCGGCAGGCGGCGCTCACCGCACGCCTGCTGCGAACCAGACCGGTGTACGACGACCCGGCGCCGGTCGACTGGCCTACGGCGGTGGAGCGGGCGCTGGGCGTGCCCGTCGTGCTCACCTCCCACGGGCCCACCGCCGAGGACAAGGCGGTTCGGCTCGACGCCAGCCATGCGGGACGCGGCACGGTCACCCGGTCGACGGTGGCAACGGGCGGAAGGCCCCATTAG
- a CDS encoding DedA family protein → MEAALDLLRHTLTSPWVYLLLFGLTAIDAVFPLVPAEAAVITVTVLATGGEPNLVLVIVVTMLGAVLGDHVSYAVGRGGGSGRLDRSPEDSRRRAGSRWARRAVCRHGGVILTSARYLPGGRTAVTLTMGAVRYPLRPFLLYDLIGAGTWALYCVLLGLLGGLAFEREPIYGILAGIGLSIAVTLLVQLARGLRRRAHRRAARR, encoded by the coding sequence ATGGAGGCCGCGCTCGACCTGCTCCGGCACACGCTCACCTCACCGTGGGTGTACCTGCTGCTGTTCGGACTCACCGCGATCGACGCGGTCTTCCCGTTGGTGCCGGCCGAGGCGGCGGTCATCACGGTCACCGTCCTCGCCACCGGCGGCGAGCCGAATCTGGTGTTGGTGATCGTGGTAACCATGCTCGGTGCCGTGCTCGGCGACCACGTCTCCTACGCCGTCGGGCGTGGCGGCGGCTCAGGTCGGCTGGATCGTTCGCCCGAGGACAGCCGACGCCGGGCCGGATCGCGGTGGGCGCGGCGGGCGGTGTGCCGGCACGGCGGCGTCATCCTGACCTCCGCCCGGTACCTGCCCGGCGGACGGACAGCGGTCACCCTGACCATGGGTGCGGTGCGCTATCCGCTGCGCCCGTTCCTGCTCTACGACCTGATCGGTGCCGGCACCTGGGCACTCTACTGCGTGCTGCTCGGCCTCCTCGGCGGGCTAGCCTTCGAACGTGAGCCGATCTACGGGATCCTGGCCGGAATCGGTCTGTCGATCGCGGTCACCCTGCTGGTGCAGCTGGCACGCGGGCTGCGCCGCCGGGCCCATCGCCGGGCCGCCCGACGTTGA
- a CDS encoding NUDIX domain-containing protein has protein sequence MNEQDFLAAYDPRAYPAVAVTVDIVALTIRDDALHLLLIRRGEQPYAGLWALPGGFVRPDENLAAAARRELAEETGLDGQPLRRVHVEQLASYGAPDRDPRMRIVSIAHLAFAPDLPDATAGTDADEAAWVPVAELANRQLAFDHGQIVADGLERARSKLEYTPLATRFLAPEFTIGELRAVYETVWGHQLHAGNFHRKVLSVPGFVESTGESTERGGTRGGPRARLYRAGDARLLHPALLRPAREETVR, from the coding sequence GTGAACGAGCAGGACTTCCTCGCCGCCTACGACCCACGGGCCTATCCGGCGGTCGCGGTGACCGTCGACATCGTCGCCCTGACCATCCGCGACGACGCGCTGCACCTGCTGCTGATCCGTCGAGGCGAGCAGCCGTACGCCGGCCTCTGGGCCCTGCCGGGCGGCTTCGTCCGGCCGGACGAGAACCTGGCTGCCGCCGCCCGCCGGGAGCTGGCCGAGGAGACCGGTCTCGACGGCCAGCCGCTACGCCGCGTCCACGTCGAGCAGCTGGCCTCCTACGGCGCACCCGACCGCGATCCCCGGATGCGGATCGTCTCGATCGCCCACCTGGCCTTCGCCCCCGACCTGCCGGACGCGACGGCCGGCACCGACGCCGACGAGGCGGCCTGGGTGCCGGTCGCCGAGCTGGCCAACCGGCAGCTCGCCTTCGACCACGGCCAGATCGTCGCCGACGGGCTGGAACGGGCGCGCTCCAAACTGGAATACACCCCGCTGGCCACCCGCTTCCTCGCACCCGAGTTCACCATCGGCGAGCTGCGGGCTGTCTACGAGACGGTCTGGGGGCACCAACTGCACGCCGGCAACTTCCACCGCAAGGTGCTCTCGGTGCCCGGCTTCGTGGAGAGCACCGGCGAAAGCACCGAGCGCGGCGGCACCCGGGGCGGCCCGCGGGCCCGGCTCTACCGGGCCGGAGACGCCCGGCTGCTGCATCCGGCACTGCTGCGCCCCGCCCGCGAGGAGACGGTGCGATGA
- a CDS encoding SCP2 sterol-binding domain-containing protein yields the protein MTDFDPANFANVGPKEFAQLVKNTPENKLAEVMSGDLRGKILGEVFGRMPQLFRADRAGSTNAVIHWNITGAPDGGTDTYEVVIADGACTVNETPQHDPRLSLTMGPVEFLKIVSGSANPVMMFMTGKLKAKGDLGLAANIANLFDIPKA from the coding sequence ATGACTGACTTCGACCCGGCCAACTTCGCAAACGTCGGCCCGAAGGAGTTCGCCCAGCTCGTCAAGAACACCCCGGAGAACAAGCTGGCCGAGGTGATGTCCGGTGACCTGCGCGGCAAGATCCTCGGCGAGGTCTTCGGGCGGATGCCGCAGCTGTTCCGCGCCGACCGGGCCGGCTCCACCAACGCTGTCATCCACTGGAACATCACCGGCGCCCCCGACGGCGGCACCGACACCTACGAGGTGGTCATCGCCGACGGCGCGTGCACCGTCAACGAGACCCCGCAGCACGACCCCCGACTGAGCCTGACCATGGGCCCGGTCGAGTTCCTGAAGATCGTCTCCGGCAGCGCCAACCCGGTCATGATGTTCATGACCGGCAAGCTCAAGGCAAAGGGTGACCTGGGCCTGGCCGCCAACATCGCGAACCTCTTCGACATCCCCAAGGCCTGA